Proteins found in one Abyssibius alkaniclasticus genomic segment:
- the hrcA gene encoding heat-inducible transcriptional repressor HrcA — protein MTQQASPLGDLTSRSREVFRLIVESYLASGEPVGSRTLSRSLSEGVSAATIRNTMQDLELLGLLNAPHTSAGRIPTQLGLRLFVDGIMEFDAVPLPDRAELDRSIDGNESDLTGAIERAGAMLSGLTRGASLVTAPKLEAPIKHLEFVSLSAERALVVLVTADGQVENRLMTPPPGMTPSAMRQAANFLNAVLEGHTLSEARSIVSREIAKNRAELDTLSQNLIESGLAVWSDDMGKGSRLVVRGRANLLEDSASSADLERIRQLFDDLEQKRDLEQLLSLTEGSAGVRIFIGSENKLFSLSGSALVVSPYMNAERKIVGAVGVIGPTRLNYARIVPIVDYTAQLMGRLVNSRSH, from the coding sequence ATGACGCAGCAAGCATCCCCTCTTGGTGATTTGACATCCCGATCACGCGAAGTGTTTCGGCTGATTGTGGAAAGCTATCTTGCTTCGGGCGAACCCGTGGGTTCGCGCACCCTGTCGCGCAGCCTGTCCGAAGGCGTGTCTGCCGCGACCATTCGCAACACCATGCAGGATCTGGAGCTTCTGGGCCTGCTGAACGCGCCGCATACCTCGGCGGGGCGCATTCCCACACAGCTTGGATTGCGCCTGTTTGTCGACGGGATCATGGAATTTGATGCCGTGCCCTTGCCCGACCGCGCCGAGCTTGACCGCTCGATCGATGGCAATGAATCCGACCTGACCGGCGCGATCGAGCGGGCCGGCGCCATGCTGTCGGGGCTGACGCGCGGTGCCAGCCTTGTTACCGCTCCAAAGCTGGAAGCGCCAATCAAGCATCTGGAATTCGTCTCGCTTTCGGCAGAGCGCGCGCTAGTGGTGCTGGTCACCGCCGACGGGCAGGTCGAAAACCGGCTGATGACCCCGCCACCGGGGATGACCCCCTCGGCCATGCGCCAGGCGGCGAATTTTCTCAATGCCGTGCTGGAGGGCCATACCCTGTCCGAAGCGCGCAGTATTGTTTCACGTGAAATTGCCAAAAACCGTGCCGAACTTGATACGCTCAGCCAGAACCTCATCGAATCCGGTCTTGCCGTCTGGTCCGATGATATGGGCAAGGGCAGCCGCCTTGTGGTGCGCGGGCGGGCGAATCTGCTGGAGGATTCCGCCTCGTCCGCCGATCTTGAGCGCATTCGCCAGCTCTTTGATGACCTCGAACAAAAGCGCGATCTGGAGCAATTGCTGTCTTTGACCGAGGGAAGCGCCGGTGTGCGCATTTTTATTGGCTCGGAGAACAAACTTTTCTCACTTTCGGGTTCCGCTCTGGTGGTTTCTCCCTATATGAACGCCGAGCGAAAGATTGTGGGCGCTGTAGGCGTGATCGGTCCGACCCGGCTTAACTATGCCCGGATCGTGCCGATTGTGGATTATACCGCCCAGCTGATGGGGCGGCTGGTGAACAGCCGCTCACATTAA
- the rph gene encoding ribonuclease PH has product MRPSGRATDALRDISIETNVNKHAEGSCLIRMGDTHVLCTASLEERVPPFLRNSGLGWVTAEYGMLPRSTGSRMRREASAGKIGGRTMEIQRLIGRSLRAGVDRVALGERQITVDCDVIQADGGTRCAAITGGWVALRLAVNALMTSGAIKSDPLTDHVAAVSCGIYAGQPVLDLDYLEDSDAGTDANFVMTGKLGLVEVQGSAEGAPFSRAELNRLMDLAESGIAALVAAQAAAVV; this is encoded by the coding sequence ATGCGCCCTTCCGGCCGCGCGACCGACGCGCTACGCGACATTTCGATTGAAACCAACGTCAACAAACATGCCGAGGGCTCGTGCCTGATCAGAATGGGCGATACGCATGTGCTTTGCACCGCTTCGCTGGAAGAACGGGTGCCGCCCTTTCTGCGCAATTCCGGGCTGGGCTGGGTCACGGCGGAATACGGAATGCTGCCGCGTTCCACAGGCTCGCGGATGCGGCGCGAGGCTTCGGCGGGCAAGATTGGCGGCCGCACGATGGAAATTCAGCGCCTGATCGGCCGCAGCCTGCGCGCCGGTGTTGACCGTGTGGCGCTGGGTGAACGCCAGATCACTGTGGATTGCGATGTGATCCAGGCCGATGGCGGCACGCGCTGCGCGGCCATTACCGGTGGTTGGGTGGCGCTGCGTTTGGCGGTGAATGCGCTGATGACATCGGGCGCAATCAAATCCGACCCACTGACCGACCATGTGGCCGCCGTGTCTTGCGGCATTTATGCAGGCCAGCCGGTGCTGGACCTCGATTATCTGGAAGACAGCGATGCGGGCACGGATGCGAATTTCGTGATGACCGGCAAGCTTGGCTTGGTCGAGGTGCAGGGCTCGGCTGAAGGGGCGCCGTTTTCGCGCGCCGAGTTGAACAGGCTGATGGATCTGGCTGAAAGCGGTATTGCGGCGCTGGTGGCTGCACAGGCTGCGGCGGTTGTATAA
- the rdgB gene encoding RdgB/HAM1 family non-canonical purine NTP pyrophosphatase, with product MRKLVAQKLVVATHNHGKLEEIAALLAPFGVEAVSAGQLGLPEPVETEDNFIGNARIKAHAAAKATGLPALADDSGISVDALGGAPGVYTADWAETPDGRDFVMAMTDTWARVQESGAVAPFTAQFNCTLVLAWPDGHDEVFEGVMQGQLTWPMRGNQGHGYDPIFQPDGYDITFGEMDRWEKNKISHRARAFEAFVRQCLEGAST from the coding sequence ATGCGCAAGCTGGTGGCGCAAAAACTGGTTGTGGCAACGCATAACCACGGCAAGCTTGAAGAGATTGCCGCGCTGCTGGCGCCATTCGGGGTGGAGGCGGTGTCGGCGGGCCAGCTTGGTCTGCCGGAACCCGTGGAAACCGAGGATAATTTCATCGGCAATGCCCGCATCAAGGCCCATGCCGCTGCCAAGGCCACCGGCCTGCCCGCGCTGGCCGATGATAGCGGCATTTCGGTTGACGCGCTTGGCGGTGCCCCCGGTGTTTACACCGCCGATTGGGCCGAAACCCCCGATGGGCGCGATTTCGTGATGGCGATGACCGACACTTGGGCGCGGGTGCAGGAAAGCGGTGCTGTCGCGCCCTTTACCGCGCAGTTCAACTGCACCCTGGTGCTGGCCTGGCCCGATGGCCATGACGAGGTGTTTGAAGGCGTGATGCAAGGCCAGCTTACATGGCCGATGCGCGGCAATCAGGGCCACGGCTATGACCCGATTTTCCAGCCCGATGGCTATGACATCACCTTTGGTGAAATGGACCGTTGGGAAAAGAACAAGATCAGCCACCGCGCCCGCGCCTTCGAGGCCTTTGTGCGCCAATGTTTGGAAGGTGCCAGCACATGA
- a CDS encoding RidA family protein, producing the protein MTRRLISTGSPFEKKLGFSRAIVKGDWCFVSGVTGYDYTTMAMPKDVAMQAENCFQTIAAVLDEAGFARDDIQRVQYTIIDAGLVDVIAPVLERWLGDIRPAATMIVAGLIRPEMAIEIEVTALRG; encoded by the coding sequence ATGACCCGCCGGCTCATCTCGACAGGTTCGCCGTTTGAAAAGAAGCTGGGCTTTAGCCGCGCGATCGTGAAGGGCGACTGGTGCTTTGTCTCTGGCGTGACGGGGTATGATTATACCACAATGGCCATGCCCAAGGATGTGGCCATGCAGGCTGAAAACTGCTTTCAGACCATTGCCGCGGTGCTGGATGAGGCGGGCTTTGCACGCGACGATATTCAGCGTGTGCAATACACGATCATCGATGCCGGATTGGTTGATGTCATCGCGCCCGTGCTGGAACGCTGGCTGGGCGATATACGCCCGGCGGCCACGATGATCGTGGCCGGGTTGATCAGGCCTGAAATGGCCATCGAGATTGAAGTTACGGCGCTGCGGGGATGA
- the hemW gene encoding radical SAM family heme chaperone HemW: MSQDWQNGGFGIYIHWPFCLAKCPYCDFNSHVRQQVDYAEWQSALITELRANAALTGQRNVRSVFFGGGTPSLMPPALVGALIDEVAKLWVLEPDAEITLEANPTSVEAERFRGFASAGVNRISMGIQALNDPDLKALGRMHSAVEAMQAFDIARGLFKRVSFDLIYARQNQSLAAWEAELAGALELAVDHLSLYQLTIEDGTRFGELAARGKLRGLPGDDLGADMYEMTQHLCDAAGMPGYEVSNHARPGAESRHNLVYWRYGDYAGVGPGAHGRLSLNEGRFARANQRNPEAWLARVENQGHGAVEQALLGAEEEASEYLLMSMRLVEGCDMGRYEALAGQPLNMAAVADCANEGLLVRQGARLATTPRGRIVLNAILRDISP, encoded by the coding sequence ATGAGCCAGGATTGGCAAAATGGCGGCTTTGGCATCTATATCCACTGGCCCTTCTGCCTTGCCAAATGCCCCTATTGCGACTTTAACAGCCATGTGCGCCAACAGGTGGATTATGCGGAATGGCAAAGCGCGCTGATCACCGAATTACGCGCAAATGCGGCGCTGACCGGGCAGCGGAATGTGCGGTCTGTCTTTTTTGGCGGTGGCACACCCAGCCTGATGCCGCCCGCCCTGGTTGGCGCGCTGATTGATGAGGTTGCCAAGCTATGGGTGTTGGAGCCGGATGCCGAAATAACGCTGGAAGCGAACCCGACATCGGTTGAAGCCGAGCGGTTTCGTGGGTTTGCTTCTGCCGGCGTGAACCGAATTTCGATGGGCATTCAGGCGCTGAATGACCCCGACCTCAAGGCACTCGGGCGAATGCACTCGGCTGTTGAAGCCATGCAAGCCTTTGATATTGCACGTGGTTTATTCAAGCGTGTCAGCTTTGACCTGATCTATGCCCGCCAGAACCAAAGCCTTGCGGCCTGGGAGGCGGAGCTTGCTGGCGCGCTTGAACTGGCGGTCGACCATCTGTCGCTTTACCAGCTCACCATCGAAGATGGCACACGTTTTGGCGAGCTTGCCGCACGTGGCAAGCTGCGCGGCCTGCCCGGTGATGACCTGGGCGCAGATATGTATGAGATGACCCAGCATCTGTGCGATGCGGCGGGGATGCCGGGCTATGAAGTGTCCAACCACGCGCGGCCCGGTGCCGAAAGCCGGCACAATCTGGTTTACTGGCGCTATGGCGATTATGCGGGCGTTGGGCCGGGTGCGCATGGGCGGCTGAGCCTGAATGAGGGCCGGTTTGCGCGCGCAAACCAGCGCAACCCCGAAGCCTGGCTGGCACGGGTGGAAAATCAGGGGCACGGGGCTGTGGAACAGGCGCTGCTAGGCGCCGAAGAGGAGGCAAGCGAGTATCTGCTGATGTCGATGCGGCTGGTAGAAGGCTGCGATATGGGGCGATACGAGGCATTGGCTGGACAGCCGCTGAACATGGCCGCTGTGGCCGATTGCGCGAATGAGGGCCTGCTGGTGCGACAGGGCGCTCGGCTGGCCACCACGCCGCGCGGTCGGATCGTCTTGAACGCAATCTTGCGCGATATTTCGCCATGA
- a CDS encoding YbaN family protein, whose protein sequence is MNSVRHGMWLAIGLVFTGFGLVGAVLPIIPTVPFLIVAAFAFSRSSKRFHNWLVNHRIFGPPIRDWQESGAISRRTKWIATLTMSAGIGVSFLAQLSWIIIIIQSVAIGVACLFIWTRPDTKPR, encoded by the coding sequence ATGAACAGCGTGCGCCACGGCATGTGGCTGGCCATCGGGCTGGTCTTTACGGGGTTTGGGCTGGTGGGTGCTGTGCTGCCGATCATCCCGACGGTGCCGTTTCTGATTGTCGCCGCCTTTGCCTTCAGCCGTTCATCCAAACGCTTCCACAATTGGCTGGTGAACCACCGGATTTTCGGCCCGCCAATCCGGGACTGGCAGGAGAGCGGCGCGATCTCGCGGCGCACGAAATGGATTGCGACGCTCACGATGTCGGCGGGGATCGGCGTGAGTTTCCTGGCGCAACTATCGTGGATTATTATTATTATTCAAAGTGTTGCCATTGGCGTCGCGTGCCTGTTCATCTGGACCCGCCCCGACACCAAGCCGCGCTAG
- a CDS encoding ParB/RepB/Spo0J family partition protein — MSKPSPRKNLGRGLSTLLADVDLNADTPSATRAEGRARAADTTLPIEKIAPNPDQPRRSFKPEDLDELVASIREKGVLQPLIVRPDPHVSGRYQIVAGERRWRAAQRAQLHSLPVIIRDFTDAEVLEVAIIENIQRADLNPVEEAAGYRQLMDSFGHTQEQLAIALGKSRSHIANLLRLLNLPDSVLEHLRAGRLSAGHARTLVTADNPDSLAKIIIQKGLNVRQAEALARQGQAPVAKRVLKPGKDSDTRAIEADLTAHLRLKVDISHRPGGESGAITISYKTLEELDGLCQLLSR; from the coding sequence ATGAGCAAACCTAGCCCCCGCAAAAACCTGGGTCGTGGATTGTCGACCCTGCTGGCCGATGTCGATCTGAATGCCGACACCCCGTCGGCCACCCGTGCCGAGGGGCGCGCGCGCGCTGCCGATACCACCCTGCCGATTGAGAAGATCGCGCCCAATCCCGACCAGCCGCGCCGCAGCTTCAAACCCGAAGATCTTGACGAGCTTGTCGCCTCGATCCGCGAAAAAGGTGTGTTGCAGCCGCTGATCGTGCGGCCCGACCCGCATGTATCGGGGCGCTACCAAATCGTGGCGGGCGAACGCCGCTGGCGCGCCGCGCAGCGCGCACAATTGCACAGCCTGCCGGTCATCATCCGCGATTTCACCGATGCCGAGGTGCTGGAAGTCGCGATTATCGAAAACATCCAGCGCGCCGATCTGAACCCCGTGGAAGAGGCGGCCGGCTATCGGCAGTTGATGGACAGTTTTGGCCATACACAGGAACAGCTGGCCATTGCGCTGGGCAAGTCCCGCAGCCATATCGCCAACCTGCTGCGCTTGCTGAACCTGCCTGATTCCGTGCTTGAACATCTGCGCGCCGGGCGGCTTTCGGCGGGCCATGCGCGCACGCTCGTTACCGCCGATAACCCGGACTCGCTTGCGAAAATCATCATCCAGAAGGGTTTGAATGTCCGCCAGGCCGAGGCTTTGGCCCGTCAGGGGCAGGCCCCCGTTGCCAAACGCGTGCTAAAGCCCGGAAAAGACAGCGATACACGTGCCATCGAGGCGGATCTGACCGCGCATCTGCGCCTGAAGGTCGATATCAGCCACCGGCCGGGGGGTGAATCGGGCGCGATCACGATCAGCTACAAAACCCTCGAAGAGCTTGACGGTCTGTGCCAGCTACTTTCGCGCTAG
- a CDS encoding ParA family protein gives MSQRNSNRQRQIIAVANQKGGVGKTTTAINLGTALAAVGRRVLILDLDSQGNASTGLGVNQAQRDLTTYDLLLGEASLADVSVETVVPGLFVAPSTVDLSSADVDLVEDRNRVLRMRRALNTPEALACDYDYILIDCPPSLNLLTVNAMVTANSVLVPLQCEFFALEGLSQLMLTIREVRQTLNPGLSIQGVVLTMYDKRNNLSLQVEADARKNLGDLVYETTIPRNIRLSEAPSHSVPALIYDHRSSGAVAYQKLAGELLRRLNDPITQEEELHEQT, from the coding sequence GTGTCTCAGCGTAACTCGAACCGCCAGCGCCAGATTATTGCCGTTGCCAACCAAAAGGGCGGTGTGGGTAAAACCACGACCGCTATCAATTTGGGCACGGCCTTGGCCGCCGTCGGGCGGCGTGTGCTTATTCTTGATCTCGATTCACAGGGCAATGCCTCGACCGGGCTCGGCGTCAATCAGGCACAGCGCGATTTGACCACCTATGATCTGCTTTTGGGTGAGGCGAGTTTGGCCGATGTTTCGGTTGAAACCGTCGTGCCCGGTCTGTTCGTTGCGCCCTCAACGGTCGACCTGTCATCGGCCGATGTTGACCTTGTGGAAGACCGCAACCGCGTATTGCGGATGCGTCGTGCGCTGAACACGCCCGAGGCATTGGCTTGCGATTATGACTATATTCTTATCGACTGCCCGCCATCCCTGAACCTGCTCACCGTCAACGCGATGGTCACCGCCAATTCCGTGCTGGTGCCGCTGCAATGCGAGTTCTTTGCGCTGGAAGGGCTTTCGCAGCTCATGCTGACAATTCGTGAGGTGCGTCAAACACTTAACCCCGGATTATCGATTCAGGGTGTCGTGCTGACCATGTATGACAAACGCAACAACCTGTCACTGCAGGTCGAGGCGGATGCGCGTAAAAACCTTGGTGATCTGGTTTATGAAACCACGATTCCGCGCAATATCCGGCTCAGCGAAGCGCCCTCGCATTCCGTGCCCGCGCTGATCTATGATCATCGGAGTTCCGGCGCCGTCGCCTATCAGAAACTGGCCGGTGAACTGCTGCGCCGCCTGAATGACCCGATTACGCAAGAGGAAGAACTCCATGAGCAAACCTAG
- the rsmG gene encoding 16S rRNA (guanine(527)-N(7))-methyltransferase RsmG — translation MSNDNVGRSQFLSRFYVSRETCARLDIYHAELVRWTERINLISRASVAEIWQRHFADSAQLLALAGTAQGQWADFGAGAGFPGLVIAALDPTRQMTLVESDQRKCAFLLTTAQKMGLSVNVVSKRIEQCPPLQAQVISARALAALDQLLAYAERHLAKGGICLFPKGIQAESELTAARKAWHIVCDLVPSQSDPNATILKIREFARVSA, via the coding sequence ATGTCTAATGATAATGTCGGGCGTTCTCAGTTTCTGTCGCGCTTTTATGTTTCACGTGAAACATGCGCGCGTCTGGATATCTATCATGCCGAGCTGGTCCGCTGGACCGAACGGATCAACCTGATCAGCCGTGCCAGCGTTGCCGAAATCTGGCAACGGCATTTTGCCGATTCCGCGCAGCTTTTGGCATTGGCCGGCACCGCGCAGGGCCAATGGGCCGATTTTGGGGCCGGGGCGGGGTTTCCCGGCCTTGTCATTGCCGCGCTCGACCCCACGCGCCAGATGACACTGGTCGAGAGCGACCAGCGCAAATGCGCCTTCTTGCTGACCACCGCACAGAAAATGGGGCTTTCGGTGAATGTGGTTTCCAAGCGAATCGAACAGTGTCCGCCGCTTCAGGCACAGGTCATTTCCGCCCGGGCGCTGGCTGCGCTTGACCAATTGCTTGCCTATGCCGAGCGACATCTTGCCAAAGGCGGTATTTGTCTGTTTCCCAAGGGCATTCAGGCCGAATCGGAATTGACCGCAGCCCGCAAGGCTTGGCATATTGTCTGTGACCTGGTGCCAAGCCAGAGCGACCCGAATGCAACAATCCTGAAAATCCGAGAATTTGCCCGTGTCTCAGCGTAA